In Spiroplasma chinense, the DNA window TGATGAACGAAGGTTCTGATGAAGCATTTTATAAAACATTAAAAAATTAGAACCAGGGGGCTAAATTATGCACAAAGACCATTTTAAATACCCATTTTGTTGTAAAGAAGATTCTGAATTCTTTTCAACTTTATTGGAAAATTACATGCAATTAAGAAAAAGCTATGATGGATTAAAAATATTAAACTCTGATTATCAAATATATGGAGTATTGGCAAATTCCAATCTTGAAGTTTTACTTACAAGATTGGAGAAAAAAATCGATGATCTTAGTGCAGATATATTAGAAGAGGCTGAAAACAAATTTTGGTCAATAGCAAGTTTGTTATTCATTTATTATGTAAAACTTGTATTTGAGAAGATAGATTCAAACTTTAAAAGTGAAGAATTTATCAAATTCATTAAGGATGAAAGTGTTGATGTAAATAATTCTTTCTCAACAGAAGAAGGAGAACAAGCACTTAAATTTATTAAAGTTCTGTTAGACGATATTGAAGGATACAAAACAAGTCAATTATTTTAAAAAAGCGCGATTCTGCGCTTTTTTTGTTATCTATCTTGCTAATTATTTTCCCTTTTTTAAATTAATACTAGGAATTTTTTCCAATAAGCATATAATTAATTTGGAAGGAATGAGAAAAAATGAATGAAAAATATATTAAAGCAAAAGAGTTCGGTTTCAAAAATTTAGAGCCTTATTCAAAAGCTGTTGATATCGAGGGAAGATTCCCTATTGAAGGTTATAAAAGTATGCAAAATGAAGGATACTTTTCATTGTTAGTACCAAAAGAGTATGGAGGACAAGGAGAAAACTTATTAGCACATGCAGAAATTTGCTTAGGTTTATCTGAAAGTTGTCCAAGTGCTGCTCTTGCATATATGATGCACAATACAGCAACAAGAGCTATGGCTCTTTATGGTCAAGAAGATATCAAAAAAGAAATATTGAAAAAAGTAGTTGCTAAAGAAGTTACTTTAGGACTTGCATATAGTGAAAGAGGAACAGGGGCTCACTTTTATATACCTGACGCAACATCAAAAGATGATGGAGATCACGTTATTTTAAATGGTGTTAAAAGTATGGTAACTGGAGCTGGGTTTGTAGATTACTTCTTAACTCTTGTAAAAGCAGAAGAAGATGACAGTTTACATGTTTATGCTGTTCCAACAAATATTGATGGAGTAGACTTTGAAGAGGGTGTTTGAGATGGAGTTGGTTTAAGAGGAAATGAATCTAAACCAATGATAATGAAAAATGCTCGAGTTTCAAAAGATTTAGAACTTAAAAATATTGGAGATGAAGATAAAGAGATTTTCTTAATTGGTTTAGCTTCAGTTTCTGCAGGTCTTGCACAAAGAGCTGCAGATGAAGTAGCTGCATATGTTCAAAAAAGAGAATATACACATGCAAAAAACTTAGCAGATATTGAATCTGTACAAGTAAATCTTGGAAGTATGTATGCAAAAGCATTTTCTGCAAGAGAAACAATTTTGGCAGCTGCAAGATTAGCAGATCTAAGTCCATTAGGTGCATTTCCAGAATTATTTTCAGCAAGAATTGTTTCAACTGAAGCTGCATTAGATAATGCAGTTGATGGTATGAGAGCTTTTGGTGGAAAAGGTTATGTTAGACACGATTTAGTTATGGAAAGAATCATGCGTGATTCATTTGCAGGACAAATAATGGCACCTGGAACTGATGTATTGAAAATTTGACTTGGAAGAATGTTGGTAGGTTTGAACTACATAGACATTTTTAAATAGATTAAAATGAAAAAGGTAAAAGTAGGAGCGGTAGTTTATGCTCCCCAAGTCACAGTTGTTTGAGAAATAATTTGTAAGTTCTTTAAGGAAAATAATATTTTACTTGAAATGGAATACTTTGCAGATTACAAAACTCAAGTACAATATCTCTTGCAAAATAAAATTGATATAGCTTGAAACTCACCATTAGCACATGTTTTGTCAAAAAGAGGTTCTAATAAAGTAGGTTTTAGTTGTATGAGAGATACAGATCAAAATAGAAAATCTGTAGTATTAAGTTTAAAAGATTCTAATATAGTTGAAGTAAAAGATCTTAAAGGTAAAAAAATTGGTTTTGGAGCTTTAGATTCTCCACAAGCTAGATTAATTCCAATTTGAACTTTGAAACAAAGTGGATTAGAACATAATCAAGATTATGAAGAAGTGTTATTTAATATCGGAGTTGGATTACACGGAGACCACGTTGGTGGTGAAGAAGATGCATTAAAAAGTTTAGTAAACAAAGAAATTGATGCATCTGTTACAACAGAAGGTAATTTTGAAAATTGAATTACTGATGGAACTTTTGATAAAGATAAATTTAATGTTGTACATAGAACAGGACTTTATGACCATTGTATTTTTACAACAAGAGAAGGTTTTGACCAAGAATTGAAAAGTGAATGAGAAAAAGTTCTGTATTTAATGGATTATTCTAATCCAGAACATAAAGAAATGATGGATCTTGAAGGTCTGAAAAAATGAGTAGCGGGAAGAGAAGAATATTTTGAGCAATTAGAAAATGCAATAGATTATTTAGGGTATAGCGAATAAATGAAAGAAAATAGATTTTTAACT includes these proteins:
- a CDS encoding acyl-CoA dehydrogenase family protein is translated as MNEKYIKAKEFGFKNLEPYSKAVDIEGRFPIEGYKSMQNEGYFSLLVPKEYGGQGENLLAHAEICLGLSESCPSAALAYMMHNTATRAMALYGQEDIKKEILKKVVAKEVTLGLAYSERGTGAHFYIPDATSKDDGDHVILNGVKSMVTGAGFVDYFLTLVKAEEDDSLHVYAVPTNIDGVDFEEGVWDGVGLRGNESKPMIMKNARVSKDLELKNIGDEDKEIFLIGLASVSAGLAQRAADEVAAYVQKREYTHAKNLADIESVQVNLGSMYAKAFSARETILAAARLADLSPLGAFPELFSARIVSTEAALDNAVDGMRAFGGKGYVRHDLVMERIMRDSFAGQIMAPGTDVLKIWLGRMLVGLNYIDIFK
- a CDS encoding phosphate/phosphite/phosphonate ABC transporter substrate-binding protein, whose translation is MKKVKVGAVVYAPQVTVVWEIICKFFKENNILLEMEYFADYKTQVQYLLQNKIDIAWNSPLAHVLSKRGSNKVGFSCMRDTDQNRKSVVLSLKDSNIVEVKDLKGKKIGFGALDSPQARLIPIWTLKQSGLEHNQDYEEVLFNIGVGLHGDHVGGEEDALKSLVNKEIDASVTTEGNFENWITDGTFDKDKFNVVHRTGLYDHCIFTTREGFDQELKSEWEKVLYLMDYSNPEHKEMMDLEGLKKWVAGREEYFEQLENAIDYLGYSE